Proteins encoded in a region of the Pseudomonas sp. GOM7 genome:
- a CDS encoding aspartate aminotransferase family protein produces MNASTPIPQTASGISQWPDTDAVDARLKALIKQPIRPIRREHMDKVHDYFNSKCATSKALASAAGQFIPGGIQHNLAFNYPFPLAMKSAQGAHLEDVDGNRYIDFLQAGGPTLLGSNDPVVQEKVIETLRECGPSTGLLHEYEVKLAELVCRHMPSVEMFRMLASGTESVMGAIRLARAYTGKKWVIKIGGAYHGWSDQMVYGMRIPGTGRREAVGIPGGATHYTQESFPNDLAAIRRRLWINRLRGGTAAIIVEPLGPESGTRPARKDFNANLRKLCDEFGTLLIFDEVVSGFRVGMGGAQGYFGVMPDLTIFGKCLTGGYPMAGGIGGRREVMMLLAGGIGGKQTKRAFVGGTLTANPLSCVAGYHSLVEMEKRNAPAVAGRAGDRMTAGLNEIVNRLGLPYVVYNQGSVVHLQTSGVLLLNVRNPIQLMREVNPRKHMMEEMGAAYMAHGLVTLAGSRLYTSAADTDDIVDEALNRFEDVFKLVV; encoded by the coding sequence ATGAACGCTTCCACCCCGATTCCGCAGACCGCCTCCGGCATCTCCCAATGGCCGGACACCGATGCCGTCGACGCTCGCCTCAAGGCGCTGATCAAGCAGCCAATCCGGCCGATCCGCCGCGAGCATATGGACAAGGTGCACGACTATTTCAACAGCAAATGCGCTACCTCCAAGGCGCTGGCCAGCGCTGCCGGCCAGTTCATCCCTGGCGGCATCCAGCACAACCTGGCCTTCAACTACCCCTTCCCGCTGGCCATGAAGAGCGCCCAGGGCGCACATCTGGAAGATGTCGACGGTAACCGTTACATCGACTTTCTCCAGGCCGGCGGGCCGACCCTGCTCGGCAGCAACGACCCGGTGGTGCAGGAAAAGGTCATCGAGACCCTGCGCGAATGCGGCCCCTCCACCGGCCTGCTGCACGAGTACGAGGTCAAGCTGGCGGAGCTGGTCTGCCGCCACATGCCCTCGGTGGAGATGTTCCGCATGCTCGCCTCCGGCACCGAGTCGGTAATGGGCGCGATCCGCCTGGCGCGGGCCTATACCGGCAAGAAATGGGTGATCAAGATCGGCGGCGCCTACCACGGCTGGAGCGACCAGATGGTCTACGGCATGCGCATCCCCGGCACTGGCCGGCGCGAGGCCGTGGGCATCCCTGGTGGCGCGACGCACTACACCCAGGAAAGCTTCCCCAACGACCTCGCCGCCATCCGCCGTCGCCTCTGGATCAACCGCCTGCGCGGCGGCACCGCGGCCATCATCGTCGAGCCGCTCGGCCCGGAAAGCGGCACCCGCCCGGCACGCAAGGACTTCAACGCCAACCTGCGCAAGCTGTGCGACGAGTTCGGCACCCTGCTGATCTTCGACGAGGTGGTCAGCGGCTTCCGCGTCGGCATGGGCGGGGCCCAGGGGTATTTCGGCGTCATGCCGGATCTGACCATCTTCGGCAAATGCCTGACCGGCGGTTACCCCATGGCCGGCGGCATCGGCGGCCGCCGCGAGGTGATGATGCTGTTGGCCGGCGGTATCGGCGGCAAGCAGACCAAACGCGCCTTCGTCGGCGGCACCCTGACCGCCAACCCGCTGTCCTGCGTGGCCGGTTACCACAGCCTGGTGGAGATGGAAAAACGCAACGCCCCGGCCGTGGCCGGGCGCGCCGGTGACCGCATGACCGCCGGCCTGAACGAGATCGTAAACCGCCTCGGCCTGCCCTATGTGGTCTACAACCAGGGCTCGGTGGTGCACCTGCAGACTTCCGGCGTGTTGCTGCTCAACGTGCGTAACCCGATCCAACTGATGCGCGAAGTCAACCCGCGCAAGCACATGATGGAAGAAATGGGCGCCGCCTACATGGCCCACGGCCTGGTGACCCTGGCCGGCAGCCGGCTGTACACCAGCGCGGCGGATACCGATGACATCGTCGACGAGGCGCTTAACCGCTTCGAGGACGTCTTCAAACTGGTGGTGTGA
- a CDS encoding patatin-like phospholipase family protein → MSRLLALLLTLSTLLGLPAMAEERVGLVLSGGAARGLAHIGVLKSLERQGIRIDAVAGTSMGAIIGGLYASGYSVEELQRLALELDWQQALSDSPPREDVPFRRKQDDRDFLIKQKLSFRDDGSLGLPLGMIQGQNLAMLLESLLVHRSDTRDFDRLPIPFRAVATDIATGEQVILRSGHLPQAMRASMSIPAVFAPVELDGHLLVDGGMVNNIPIDVARQMGVDRVIVVDLGTPLRPVKELVTVVDVMNQSITLMTRKNSEEQLKTLTTNDLLITPPLAGFGVADFDRAEQMIDAGYRATEALAEPLARFARPGGGNPALAVARSREQRNPLIREIRVVNDSKVGDAVILSHIRQPLNQPLDLERLQKDMGTLYGLDYFERVQYRITPLKDRGSALVIDARGRRTGTDYLRLGLNLADDMRGDSVFNIGASYRINGINELGAEWLTRVQLGDRQELYSEFYQPLDSGSRYFVAPYLSAEARNIESILDNDPIAEYRLERYGYGLNLGRQIANNGEIRFGIGQAWGEADVRVGERDLPSFSFSEGYYELKYSFDTLDNVDFPRQGEEIGLLLRQYDKSLDSDQDYRQWELELNKAFSHERNTWIFGGRYGRTLDEADVVTSGFVLGGAQELSGFRQDALSGQNVALARLVYYRRLTQHSLLPLDFPLYLGLSLERGRAWNNDNAFDSGYINAASVFLGLDTPLGPLNFSYGFNDEREKALYLNLGKSF, encoded by the coding sequence ATGTCTCGTCTGCTTGCCCTGTTGCTCACCCTCTCCACACTGCTCGGCCTGCCAGCCATGGCCGAGGAACGCGTCGGCCTGGTGCTCTCCGGTGGCGCCGCCCGTGGCCTGGCGCACATCGGCGTGCTCAAGTCGCTGGAGCGTCAGGGCATTCGCATCGATGCCGTGGCCGGCACCAGCATGGGCGCCATCATAGGCGGCCTGTACGCCTCGGGTTACAGCGTCGAGGAGCTGCAGCGCCTGGCCCTGGAGCTGGACTGGCAGCAGGCGCTGTCCGACTCGCCGCCACGGGAGGACGTGCCCTTCCGCCGCAAGCAGGACGACCGCGACTTCCTCATCAAGCAGAAACTCAGCTTCCGCGACGACGGTAGCCTCGGCCTGCCGCTGGGCATGATCCAGGGGCAGAACCTGGCCATGCTCCTGGAGAGCCTGCTGGTGCATCGCAGCGACACCCGCGACTTCGACCGCCTGCCCATACCCTTCCGCGCCGTGGCCACCGACATCGCCACCGGCGAGCAGGTGATCCTACGCAGCGGCCACCTGCCCCAGGCGATGCGCGCCAGCATGTCGATCCCGGCGGTGTTCGCCCCGGTGGAGCTGGACGGCCACCTGCTGGTGGACGGCGGCATGGTCAACAACATCCCCATCGACGTGGCGCGGCAGATGGGCGTCGACCGGGTCATAGTGGTGGATCTCGGCACGCCCCTGCGCCCGGTGAAGGAGCTGGTCACCGTGGTCGACGTGATGAACCAGTCGATCACCCTGATGACCCGCAAGAACTCCGAAGAGCAGCTCAAGACCCTGACCACCAACGACCTGCTGATCACCCCGCCCCTGGCCGGTTTCGGCGTGGCCGACTTCGACCGCGCCGAGCAGATGATCGATGCCGGCTACCGCGCCACCGAGGCCCTGGCCGAACCCCTGGCGCGCTTCGCCCGCCCGGGAGGTGGCAACCCAGCGCTGGCCGTGGCCCGTTCGCGCGAGCAACGCAACCCGCTGATCCGCGAAATCCGCGTGGTCAACGATTCCAAGGTGGGTGACGCGGTGATCCTCAGCCACATTCGCCAGCCGCTGAACCAGCCGCTGGATCTCGAACGCCTGCAGAAGGACATGGGCACGCTCTACGGCCTGGACTACTTCGAGCGCGTGCAATACCGCATCACCCCGCTCAAGGATCGCGGCAGCGCACTGGTGATCGACGCCCGCGGCCGGCGCACCGGCACCGACTACCTGCGTCTGGGCCTGAACCTGGCCGACGACATGCGCGGCGACAGCGTCTTCAACATCGGCGCCAGCTACCGCATCAACGGCATCAACGAACTGGGCGCCGAGTGGCTGACCCGGGTGCAACTGGGGGATCGCCAGGAGCTCTACAGCGAGTTCTACCAACCACTGGATTCCGGCTCGCGCTACTTCGTCGCGCCTTATCTGTCCGCCGAGGCGCGCAACATCGAATCCATCCTGGATAACGACCCCATCGCCGAGTACCGTCTGGAACGTTACGGCTATGGCCTGAATCTGGGCCGGCAGATCGCCAACAACGGCGAGATCCGCTTCGGCATCGGCCAGGCCTGGGGCGAAGCGGACGTGCGGGTTGGTGAGCGCGATCTGCCCAGCTTCAGCTTCAGCGAGGGCTACTACGAACTCAAGTACTCCTTCGACACCCTGGACAACGTCGACTTCCCCCGCCAGGGTGAGGAGATCGGCCTGCTGCTGCGCCAGTACGACAAGAGCCTGGACTCCGATCAGGACTACCGCCAGTGGGAGCTGGAGCTGAACAAAGCCTTCAGCCACGAGCGCAACACCTGGATCTTCGGCGGCCGCTATGGACGCACCCTGGACGAAGCCGACGTGGTCACCTCCGGCTTCGTCCTCGGTGGTGCCCAGGAGCTGTCGGGCTTCCGCCAGGATGCCCTGAGCGGGCAGAACGTGGCGCTGGCGCGCCTGGTCTACTACCGCCGCCTGACCCAGCACTCGTTGCTGCCATTGGACTTCCCGCTGTACCTGGGTCTGTCGCTGGAGCGTGGCCGCGCCTGGAACAACGACAATGCCTTCGACAGCGGCTACATCAACGCCGCCAGCGTCTTCCTCGGCCTCGACACGCCACTCGGCCCGCTGAATTTCAGTTATGGGTTCAACGATGAGCGGGAAAAGGCGTTGTATCTGAATCTGGGTAAGAGTTTTTGA
- a CDS encoding FimV/HubP family polar landmark protein produces MARMRQLVLGVASGSALYSGMVPALGLGEITLHSALSQPLDAEIELLQVGDLSTSDMKVRLAPADVFTRSGVERFYFLNDLRFTPILDGSRNVIRVVSSKPVREPYLNFIVEVARPNGQLYREYTVLLDPPGSTAYSSSAASIAAVPQASAPKAVAVATTNKTPMPSRMPPAILGQRYRVQRGDSLWRIASSLVKAGSPASREALMEDIFALNQSAFVGGNRNRLRVDQNLLLPDSAAPAAAPVGQAPVAQPTTPSATAPAVQAPVTQPATSSATEPAVQAPASATVTPEAPAADTTNAVQDSPAEQVVGAPSAEVVPGVAPAMPSEAVAQVNEQLQEVSEQNAQLQSALAQMQSQLEELRQQMAEKDRQLQAISQEVAQRPPAEAATQAETDAAANSSTLGWSFWLVAGLPLLGLALFGLLVAYRRKAEEQPSEPVKETPAAAVAEPVPAPVSRAVAAQPVAEPDPLEGANVYIAYGRFAEAASALRRSIEQHPQRTDLRLRLCEVYGELADEPAFLDQQKALLELGVPAAQIEPIRARYFSNSAVASASAVAAASHQAVAPEPLVDGDYQLNLDDFSLDADWDLVSPFKAETPERLKKKAQQEAQEAEVDEHFSSNLQELPQVFEMDEEHAAAEAAPVDEYVLDEQFLDAFDEGEEPPLHGMDIEELAGDPEHMTKLNQALAYIKQGDIEQACDILNEVIDEGDEQEKQAARQLLAEIA; encoded by the coding sequence ATGGCTCGGATGCGTCAGTTGGTTTTGGGAGTGGCCTCGGGCTCCGCTCTCTATTCCGGTATGGTGCCGGCATTAGGGTTGGGCGAGATCACCCTGCACTCTGCGCTGAGTCAGCCGCTGGATGCCGAGATCGAGTTGCTGCAGGTCGGTGACCTGAGCACCTCGGACATGAAGGTGCGCTTGGCGCCTGCCGATGTCTTCACGCGTTCTGGGGTCGAGCGTTTCTATTTCCTCAACGACCTGCGTTTCACGCCGATTCTCGATGGTTCGCGCAATGTCATTCGGGTGGTGTCCAGCAAGCCGGTACGCGAGCCATACCTGAACTTCATCGTCGAGGTGGCGCGCCCCAACGGCCAGCTCTATCGCGAGTACACCGTACTGCTCGACCCGCCCGGTTCGACGGCCTACAGCAGCAGCGCAGCCAGCATCGCTGCGGTGCCGCAGGCGTCCGCGCCCAAGGCTGTCGCCGTGGCCACGACGAACAAGACCCCCATGCCGAGCAGAATGCCGCCAGCCATTCTGGGCCAGCGTTACCGCGTGCAGCGTGGCGACAGCCTCTGGCGCATCGCCTCCAGTCTGGTCAAGGCCGGCAGCCCGGCCAGCCGCGAAGCGCTGATGGAGGATATCTTCGCTCTCAACCAGAGCGCTTTCGTCGGGGGCAATCGAAATCGCCTGCGGGTCGATCAGAACCTGCTGTTGCCGGATTCTGCCGCACCTGCCGCTGCGCCAGTGGGGCAGGCTCCAGTCGCGCAGCCCACTACACCCTCTGCCACGGCTCCAGCGGTGCAGGCGCCAGTCACGCAGCCAGCTACATCATCTGCCACAGAACCAGCGGTGCAGGCCCCTGCGTCGGCTACCGTGACGCCCGAAGCACCTGCCGCAGATACCACCAATGCCGTGCAGGACAGCCCTGCCGAACAGGTGGTGGGAGCCCCGTCTGCCGAGGTCGTTCCCGGTGTGGCGCCGGCCATGCCCAGCGAGGCGGTGGCCCAGGTCAACGAGCAATTGCAGGAAGTATCCGAGCAGAACGCCCAGTTGCAGTCGGCACTGGCGCAGATGCAGAGCCAGTTGGAAGAGCTACGCCAGCAGATGGCGGAAAAGGATCGCCAGTTGCAGGCGATCTCCCAGGAGGTGGCGCAGCGCCCGCCAGCCGAGGCTGCGACGCAGGCAGAAACCGACGCCGCTGCCAACAGCTCGACCCTAGGCTGGAGTTTCTGGCTGGTGGCTGGTTTGCCACTGCTTGGTCTGGCTCTGTTCGGCTTGCTGGTGGCCTATCGGCGCAAGGCCGAAGAACAGCCTTCGGAACCGGTCAAGGAGACACCTGCGGCTGCCGTTGCCGAACCTGTACCCGCGCCGGTCAGCCGCGCGGTGGCCGCTCAGCCGGTGGCTGAGCCCGATCCGCTGGAGGGGGCCAATGTCTACATCGCCTATGGCCGTTTCGCCGAGGCCGCCAGTGCTCTGCGCCGTTCCATCGAACAGCATCCGCAGCGTACCGATCTGCGTCTGCGCCTGTGCGAGGTGTACGGTGAGCTGGCCGATGAGCCGGCTTTCCTTGATCAGCAAAAGGCGCTGCTCGAGTTGGGGGTTCCGGCTGCGCAAATCGAACCGATCCGGGCGCGTTACTTCTCCAACTCTGCCGTCGCATCCGCTTCTGCCGTGGCTGCCGCGAGCCATCAGGCAGTCGCGCCGGAGCCGCTGGTCGACGGCGATTACCAGCTCAACCTCGATGACTTCTCGCTGGATGCCGACTGGGATCTGGTCAGCCCGTTCAAGGCCGAAACCCCTGAACGGCTGAAGAAGAAAGCGCAGCAGGAGGCTCAGGAAGCCGAAGTCGATGAGCATTTCTCCAGCAACCTGCAGGAGTTGCCCCAGGTCTTCGAGATGGACGAAGAACACGCCGCAGCCGAGGCTGCCCCGGTGGACGAATACGTGCTCGACGAGCAGTTCCTCGACGCCTTCGATGAGGGCGAAGAGCCGCCGCTGCATGGCATGGATATCGAAGAGCTGGCCGGTGATCCCGAACACATGACTAAGCTCAACCAGGCGCTGGCTTACATCAAGCAGGGCGATATCGAGCAGGCCTGCGACATCCTCAACGAGGTGATCGACGAGGGGGACGAGCAGGAAAAGCAGGCCGCGCGCCAGCTACTCGCTGAGATCGCCTGA
- a CDS encoding diguanylate cyclase domain-containing protein yields MPTYRAWLNDIRPSPYADQLNMGFRGLRFVRGLEAEYRTHLLEELFELKRIALSMGVLIWVVLAVLDSFMIQGVHLWWMLAVRLLVLIILLVCGALILQRRHFHLLQPLSLLCILALGIGTALDIGIAHRVDPHYPYEGLFLVSMAAYFLVGLRLTEAVICASLVLLVYVLVEIWAGLPPARLLNNLLLLVVGNLMGAVGCYLLEYKSREHFLVSNLLQLLADHDSLTGLHNRRSFNRHFERIWRQAQRNGQSLALLLCDIDHFKAYNDRYGHQAGDRALQQVGALIEQAARRPLDMAVRLGGEEFGLLLFDINAEEALLRAESLRQSVTEAAIEHLASDTAQVLSLSIGVAAITPGSGQELSHLYAHADRALYEAKAFGRDRVAS; encoded by the coding sequence GTGCCGACCTATCGCGCTTGGCTCAACGACATCCGCCCCAGTCCCTATGCCGATCAGTTGAACATGGGTTTCCGTGGCCTGCGTTTCGTCCGTGGGCTGGAGGCCGAATATCGAACCCATCTGCTGGAAGAGCTTTTCGAGCTCAAGCGTATCGCCCTGAGCATGGGGGTGCTCATCTGGGTGGTACTGGCGGTGCTGGACAGCTTCATGATCCAGGGTGTGCACCTGTGGTGGATGCTCGCTGTGCGTCTGCTGGTGCTGATCATCCTGCTGGTCTGTGGCGCGCTGATCCTGCAGCGCCGACATTTCCATCTGCTGCAGCCGCTCAGCCTGCTGTGCATCCTGGCGCTGGGCATCGGCACTGCGCTGGACATCGGCATCGCACACCGGGTCGACCCGCATTACCCCTATGAAGGCCTGTTTCTGGTGAGCATGGCCGCCTACTTCCTGGTGGGGTTGCGCCTCACCGAGGCGGTGATCTGCGCATCGCTGGTGCTGCTGGTGTACGTCCTGGTCGAGATCTGGGCTGGCTTGCCACCAGCGCGTCTGCTCAACAACCTGTTGCTGCTGGTGGTCGGCAACCTGATGGGGGCGGTCGGCTGCTATCTGCTGGAATACAAGTCGCGCGAGCATTTTCTGGTCAGCAACCTGCTGCAGTTGCTGGCCGATCACGACAGCCTCACCGGCTTGCACAATCGGCGCAGCTTCAACCGCCATTTCGAGCGCATTTGGCGGCAAGCGCAGCGCAATGGCCAGTCCCTGGCCCTGCTGCTCTGCGATATCGACCATTTCAAGGCCTACAACGACCGCTATGGCCATCAGGCCGGCGATCGCGCCTTGCAGCAGGTTGGCGCCCTGATCGAGCAGGCTGCCCGCAGGCCACTGGATATGGCGGTACGCCTGGGGGGCGAGGAGTTCGGCCTGTTGCTGTTCGACATCAACGCCGAGGAAGCCCTGCTGCGCGCCGAGTCCTTGCGCCAGTCCGTTACCGAGGCGGCCATCGAGCACCTGGCTTCGGATACCGCCCAGGTGCTGAGCCTGTCCATCGGCGTCGCGGCCATCACCCCGGGCAGCGGCCAGGAACTCAGTCACCTGTATGCCCATGCTGACCGTGCCCTCTACGAGGCCAAGGCCTTCGGTCGTGACCGGGTAGCGAGCTGA
- a CDS encoding MarR family transcriptional regulator has translation MSYPDQHRFAMQVAQLSRAWRSELDRRLVGLGLSQARWLVLLHLARFAEMPTQRELAQSVCVEGPTLARLLDSLEAQGLVSRVAVPEDRRAKKVALQPKAQPLIEKIEAISTQLRQEVFAGIDEEDLRRCQQVHARVLANLQKS, from the coding sequence ATGTCCTACCCTGATCAACATCGTTTCGCCATGCAAGTCGCTCAACTGTCACGCGCCTGGCGCTCCGAACTCGACCGCCGTTTGGTTGGCCTTGGCCTGTCCCAGGCACGCTGGCTGGTGCTGTTGCACCTGGCACGTTTCGCGGAAATGCCCACCCAGCGAGAGTTGGCGCAGAGCGTCTGCGTCGAGGGGCCGACCCTGGCGCGCCTGCTCGACAGCCTGGAAGCGCAGGGGCTGGTGAGCCGCGTGGCGGTACCCGAAGATCGCCGAGCGAAGAAGGTGGCATTGCAGCCCAAGGCGCAGCCGTTGATCGAGAAGATCGAGGCGATTTCCACCCAGCTACGTCAGGAGGTCTTTGCTGGTATTGACGAAGAGGATCTGCGTCGTTGCCAGCAGGTGCATGCCCGGGTTCTGGCCAACCTGCAGAAGTCGTGA
- a CDS encoding YbaN family protein gives MPREVRESRHRSVRYALLAVGWLSVALGVIGIFLPVMPTTPFLLLAAACFMRSSRRFYLWLVLHPKLGPWIRDYLAGEGIPLKAKVYSLVLMWSSIALSSYLVPHFWARTFMLTSAICVSIYILRQKTLTSPRGER, from the coding sequence ATGCCTCGCGAAGTGCGCGAAAGCCGTCACCGCAGCGTGCGTTACGCGCTGCTGGCGGTCGGCTGGCTGAGTGTCGCCCTGGGGGTCATCGGCATCTTCCTGCCGGTGATGCCGACCACCCCCTTCCTGCTGCTGGCCGCTGCCTGCTTCATGCGCAGCTCACGGCGCTTCTACCTGTGGCTGGTGCTACACCCGAAGCTTGGCCCGTGGATCCGCGACTACCTCGCTGGCGAGGGCATTCCACTCAAGGCCAAGGTCTACAGCCTGGTGCTGATGTGGTCGAGCATCGCCCTGTCCAGCTATCTGGTGCCGCACTTCTGGGCCCGTACCTTCATGCTCACCAGCGCTATCTGTGTGAGCATCTACATCTTGCGCCAGAAGACCCTGACCAGCCCGCGCGGCGAGCGCTAA
- the recQ gene encoding DNA helicase RecQ: MLDHAMRILKDVFGYDAFRGNQAAIIERVAAGGDALVLMPTGGGKSLCFQVPALMREGLAVVVSPLIALMDDQVATLDELGVAAVALNSTLSAEEQREIAERIRRGEIKMLYLAPERLVQPRMLSFLQYLQIALFAIDEAHCVSQWGHDFRPEYLQLGQLAELFPQVPRIALTATADKRTREEIVQRLHLNDAERFLSSFDRPNIFYRIQPKDNPRKQLLTFLAPRKGDAGIVYCLSRKKVEEVAEFLSAQGYPALPYHAGLANDLRAYHQKRFLNEEGLIMVATIAFGMGIDKPNVRFVCHLDLPKSLEAYYQETGRAGRDGLPADAWMAYGLQDVIFLKQMLANSEGDERHKRIEQHKLDAMLALCEEPRCRRQALLAYFDEELPQPCGHCDNCIDDVQTWDATEAARQALSAIYRSGQRYGVGHLVDILLGRDNEKIRSAGHQHLAVFGMGKARSESEWRTLFRQLVARGLADVDLEGFGGLRLTEACRPLLRGEVSLQLRHDPKPAQSAKASSSGSAASQLVRSHEREMWEALRSLRRKLAEEHSVPPYVIFPDATLLEMLRSQPGSLSEMAEVSGVGARKLERYGQAFLDVLNGSEEAPAPAPVADLRHELVSLARAGMTPAQIASQLNCSERNVYSLLAEAIGEQQLSLEQALDLPEELLGEIQDAFLDGEGELPPVSAIAPLFAGQVPEAVLHCVRAALQAEFEG, encoded by the coding sequence ATGCTCGACCACGCCATGCGCATTCTCAAAGACGTTTTCGGCTACGACGCCTTTCGTGGCAACCAGGCCGCGATCATCGAGCGTGTGGCCGCTGGCGGCGATGCCCTGGTGCTGATGCCCACCGGCGGTGGCAAGTCGCTATGCTTCCAGGTGCCGGCGCTGATGCGCGAGGGCCTGGCGGTGGTGGTGTCGCCCTTGATCGCGCTGATGGACGATCAGGTCGCCACCCTCGACGAGCTGGGTGTGGCCGCTGTGGCGCTGAACTCCACCCTGAGCGCAGAGGAGCAGCGCGAGATAGCCGAGCGCATCCGCCGCGGCGAGATCAAGATGCTCTACCTGGCCCCCGAGCGCCTGGTGCAGCCGCGCATGCTGAGCTTCCTGCAGTATCTGCAAATCGCCCTGTTCGCCATCGACGAGGCCCATTGTGTGTCGCAATGGGGCCACGATTTCCGCCCGGAATACCTGCAGCTCGGCCAGCTTGCCGAGCTGTTCCCGCAGGTGCCGCGTATCGCCCTGACCGCCACGGCGGACAAGCGCACCCGCGAGGAGATCGTCCAGCGTCTGCACCTGAACGACGCCGAGCGCTTCCTTTCCAGCTTCGACCGGCCGAACATCTTCTATCGCATCCAACCCAAGGACAATCCGCGCAAGCAGTTGCTGACCTTCCTCGCCCCGCGCAAAGGCGATGCCGGCATCGTCTACTGCCTGTCGCGCAAGAAGGTGGAGGAGGTGGCTGAATTCCTCAGTGCCCAGGGCTACCCGGCGTTGCCTTATCACGCCGGGCTGGCCAATGACCTGCGTGCCTATCACCAGAAGCGCTTCCTCAACGAGGAAGGGCTGATCATGGTGGCCACCATCGCCTTCGGCATGGGCATCGACAAGCCCAACGTGCGCTTCGTCTGCCATCTCGATCTGCCCAAGTCGCTGGAGGCCTACTACCAGGAAACCGGCCGCGCTGGCCGTGATGGGCTGCCGGCCGACGCCTGGATGGCCTACGGCCTGCAGGACGTGATCTTTCTCAAGCAGATGCTGGCCAATTCCGAGGGTGACGAGCGCCACAAGCGCATCGAGCAGCACAAGCTCGACGCCATGCTGGCGCTGTGCGAGGAGCCACGCTGTCGGCGTCAGGCGTTGCTGGCCTATTTCGACGAGGAACTGCCCCAGCCTTGTGGGCACTGCGACAACTGCATCGATGACGTACAGACCTGGGATGCCACCGAGGCCGCGCGCCAGGCCTTGTCGGCCATCTACCGCAGTGGCCAGCGCTATGGCGTCGGCCATCTGGTGGACATCCTCCTCGGGCGTGACAACGAAAAGATTCGCAGCGCCGGTCATCAGCACCTGGCGGTGTTCGGCATGGGCAAGGCACGCAGCGAGAGCGAATGGCGCACCCTGTTCCGCCAACTGGTGGCGCGCGGCCTGGCCGACGTCGACCTGGAAGGCTTCGGCGGCCTGCGCCTGACCGAGGCCTGCCGGCCCTTGCTGCGTGGCGAGGTGAGCCTGCAACTGCGTCACGATCCCAAGCCGGCGCAGAGCGCCAAGGCCTCGTCCTCCGGTAGTGCTGCCAGCCAACTGGTGCGCAGCCATGAACGCGAGATGTGGGAGGCGCTGCGCAGCCTGCGACGCAAGCTGGCCGAGGAGCACAGCGTGCCGCCCTACGTGATCTTCCCCGATGCCACGCTGCTGGAGATGCTGCGCAGCCAGCCTGGCTCGCTGAGCGAAATGGCCGAGGTCAGCGGTGTCGGTGCGCGCAAGCTGGAGCGCTACGGCCAGGCCTTTCTCGATGTGCTCAACGGCAGCGAAGAAGCGCCTGCGCCCGCGCCGGTCGCCGATCTGCGTCATGAACTGGTCAGCCTGGCCCGTGCCGGCATGACCCCGGCGCAGATCGCCAGTCAGCTGAACTGCAGCGAGCGCAACGTCTACAGCCTGCTGGCCGAAGCCATCGGCGAGCAGCAACTGAGCCTGGAGCAGGCGCTGGATCTGCCCGAGGAACTGCTCGGCGAGATCCAGGACGCCTTCCTCGACGGCGAGGGCGAACTGCCCCCGGTCAGCGCCATCGCGCCGCTGTTCGCCGGGCAGGTGCCGGAGGCCGTTCTGCATTGCGTGCGGGCCGCCTTGCAGGCGGAATTCGAGGGCTGA
- a CDS encoding SelT/SelW/SelH family protein, with protein MSDHKPEIVITYCTQCQWLLRAAWLAQELLSTFAEELGRVSLEPSSGGTFRILCNGVQIWERKADGGFPEAKVLKQRVRDLIDPGRDLGHNDRVTH; from the coding sequence ATGTCCGATCACAAGCCGGAAATCGTCATTACCTATTGCACCCAGTGCCAGTGGCTGCTGCGTGCCGCCTGGCTGGCTCAGGAGTTGCTCAGCACCTTCGCCGAGGAGCTGGGCCGAGTCAGCCTGGAGCCGAGCAGCGGTGGCACCTTTCGCATCCTCTGCAATGGCGTGCAGATCTGGGAGCGCAAGGCCGACGGCGGCTTCCCCGAGGCCAAGGTGCTCAAGCAGCGCGTGCGCGACCTGATCGACCCAGGCCGTGATCTGGGCCACAACGACCGCGTCACCCACTGA
- a CDS encoding YecA family protein yields MSFAEQLSRLQAFLDADELHEEALDYVAAHGYLTALAICPEQVPEREWIDALFAEPPHYRSDVEREEIENTLVHLKAHIARQLAGEEEPELPCDLDLGDEPDDSDLRGWCIGFMEGVFLREAVWFEDAEDEVSELLLPIMVGSGLFDEQQEFAEIARDHDLVDSMVEQIPELLTALFLLCQAPEEKPALLKPRH; encoded by the coding sequence ATGTCCTTCGCCGAGCAACTGTCCCGCCTGCAAGCCTTCCTCGATGCCGACGAACTGCATGAAGAAGCGCTGGACTACGTGGCCGCCCATGGCTATCTGACGGCCCTGGCCATCTGCCCCGAGCAGGTGCCCGAGCGCGAGTGGATCGATGCGCTGTTCGCCGAACCGCCGCACTATCGCAGCGATGTCGAGCGTGAAGAGATCGAAAACACGCTGGTGCACCTCAAGGCCCATATCGCCCGCCAACTGGCCGGCGAAGAGGAGCCGGAGCTGCCTTGCGACCTCGACCTCGGCGACGAGCCGGACGACTCCGACCTGCGTGGCTGGTGCATCGGCTTCATGGAAGGGGTGTTCCTGCGTGAAGCGGTTTGGTTCGAGGATGCCGAAGACGAGGTCAGCGAGCTGCTGCTGCCGATCATGGTCGGCTCCGGCCTGTTCGACGAGCAGCAGGAATTCGCCGAAATCGCCCGTGACCACGATCTGGTGGACAGCATGGTCGAGCAGATTCCCGAACTGCTCACCGCCCTCTTCCTGCTGTGCCAGGCCCCGGAAGAAAAACCCGCCCTGCTCAAGCCGCGCCACTGA